The Sphingosinicella humi genome has a window encoding:
- a CDS encoding FtsW/RodA/SpoVE family cell cycle protein: MRIVQDGVRGAMANRLGRSDRSALGRWFWEIDRVLLLLIAVLISIGLIAVAAASPAAGARYSGGSVTFAPLYYFYRQLMWIFVAVPVMIAVSMLPKAKARRLSIAGAVIFAFFLFLTPMVGQEINGARRWIGYGFAQFQPSEFLKPLFIVSLAWLLSLRDKDKTLPVVPLTGLLTAVVALLLMQQPNFGETIIFAAVWVLLLTLAGVPMRFLMILGGAALAGIVLAYFFYPVATERIDAFLFATEATDTYQTDSAMRTLTAGGLFGVGPGAGTHKFRLPEPHTDYIFSVIGEEFGLIACFAIALLYFGIVARVLIKLLHEEDPFLVLATAGLVCQFGLQALINMAVNVQIAPSKGMTLPFISYGGSSMIALALGMGLLLAFTRRNPYLHRSPYVVKWSGG; encoded by the coding sequence ATGAGGATCGTTCAGGATGGCGTTCGCGGAGCTATGGCGAACCGGCTCGGCCGCTCCGACCGGAGCGCGCTCGGTCGCTGGTTCTGGGAAATCGACCGGGTCCTGCTGCTGCTCATCGCCGTGTTGATCTCGATCGGGCTCATCGCCGTGGCGGCGGCGTCGCCGGCGGCCGGCGCGCGCTATTCCGGCGGCAGCGTCACCTTCGCGCCGCTCTATTATTTCTACCGTCAGCTGATGTGGATATTCGTCGCCGTGCCGGTGATGATCGCCGTCTCGATGCTGCCTAAGGCCAAGGCGCGGCGCCTCAGCATCGCCGGGGCGGTGATCTTCGCCTTTTTCCTCTTCCTGACCCCGATGGTCGGCCAGGAAATCAATGGTGCCAGGCGCTGGATCGGCTACGGCTTCGCCCAGTTTCAGCCTTCCGAGTTCTTAAAGCCCCTGTTTATCGTCAGCCTCGCCTGGCTGCTGTCGCTCAGGGACAAGGACAAGACGCTGCCGGTCGTGCCGCTGACCGGCCTCCTGACCGCCGTCGTTGCCCTGCTTTTGATGCAGCAGCCCAATTTCGGCGAGACGATCATCTTCGCCGCCGTCTGGGTGCTTCTCCTGACCCTTGCGGGCGTGCCGATGCGCTTCCTCATGATCCTGGGCGGAGCCGCGCTGGCCGGCATCGTCCTTGCCTATTTCTTCTATCCCGTCGCGACCGAGCGCATCGACGCCTTCCTCTTCGCCACCGAGGCGACCGACACCTACCAGACCGACAGCGCGATGCGGACGTTGACCGCCGGCGGACTGTTCGGCGTCGGGCCGGGCGCCGGCACCCACAAATTCCGCCTGCCGGAGCCGCACACCGACTATATCTTCTCGGTCATCGGCGAGGAGTTCGGCCTCATCGCCTGCTTCGCCATTGCGCTTCTCTATTTCGGCATCGTCGCCCGCGTGCTGATCAAGCTGCTGCACGAGGAAGATCCCTTCCTCGTCCTCGCCACCGCCGGCCTGGTCTGCCAGTTCGGGCTGCAGGCGCTGATCAACATGGCCGTCAACGTCCAGATCGCGCCGTCAAAAGGCATGACCTTGCCGTTCATTTCCTATGGCGGCTCATCGATGATCGCGCTGGCGCTCGGCATGGGATTGCTGCTCGCCTTTACGCGGCGAAACCCCTATCTCCATCGCTCTCCCTATGTGGTGAAATGGAGCGGCGGATGA
- the murG gene encoding undecaprenyldiphospho-muramoylpentapeptide beta-N-acetylglucosaminyltransferase, which yields MISRHYVLAAGGTGGHMVPAHALAEELIARGHRVALVTDERGARIPGLFDGVQVHILPAGRLGGGPIGWLKALKNILAGRAMASRLYETFRPSAVVGFGGYPALPALLAAQRDGIPTLIHEQNAVLGRVNRLLARRVDAIATSYPDVQRLKPRHLDKVHLVGNPVRDEVLALRDQPFPALTEDGIFRVLVTGGSQGATILSSVVPDGLGMLPEHFRRRLQVTQQCRAEDIEEVRARYAGLGIPADLATYMPDLPERLAWSHLVIARAGASTIAELTVAGRPAILIPLPSATDDHQTFNAREMARSGGARMIPQLAFTPVELAKQMQKLGLEPEALANAAERAKGCGRPDAAKDLADLVERMSQTPALVGPEEVAFRPVPAGGAMA from the coding sequence ATGATCTCGCGCCACTATGTTCTGGCGGCCGGAGGAACCGGCGGACATATGGTCCCGGCCCACGCGCTGGCCGAGGAGCTGATCGCGCGCGGCCACCGCGTCGCCCTCGTCACCGACGAGCGGGGCGCTCGCATCCCCGGCCTGTTCGACGGCGTGCAGGTCCATATCCTCCCGGCCGGCCGCCTGGGCGGCGGACCGATCGGCTGGTTGAAGGCGCTGAAGAACATTCTCGCCGGTCGCGCCATGGCCTCGCGCCTCTACGAGACGTTCCGCCCCTCGGCGGTGGTCGGCTTCGGCGGCTACCCGGCGCTTCCGGCCCTGCTCGCGGCCCAGCGGGACGGCATTCCGACCCTCATTCACGAACAGAATGCCGTGCTTGGCCGGGTCAACCGCTTGCTCGCCCGCAGGGTTGACGCCATCGCGACCTCCTATCCCGATGTTCAGCGGCTGAAACCTCGGCACTTGGACAAGGTCCATTTGGTCGGCAACCCGGTGCGGGACGAGGTGCTGGCGCTCCGCGACCAGCCTTTCCCGGCGCTGACCGAGGACGGCATTTTCCGCGTCCTCGTCACCGGCGGCAGCCAGGGTGCGACGATCCTGTCGAGCGTGGTTCCGGACGGACTCGGCATGCTCCCCGAGCATTTCCGCCGCCGCCTGCAGGTGACGCAGCAATGCCGTGCCGAGGACATAGAGGAGGTCCGCGCCCGCTATGCCGGCCTCGGCATCCCGGCCGACCTTGCTACGTACATGCCCGATCTTCCCGAGCGCCTCGCCTGGTCCCATCTCGTCATCGCGCGCGCTGGCGCCTCCACCATCGCCGAGCTGACCGTTGCCGGCCGGCCCGCCATTCTCATCCCGCTGCCGAGCGCGACCGACGACCACCAGACCTTCAACGCCCGCGAGATGGCGCGGAGCGGCGGCGCCCGCATGATTCCGCAATTGGCCTTCACGCCGGTCGAGCTCGCCAAGCAGATGCAGAAGCTGGGTCTGGAGCCGGAAGCGCTCGCCAATGCCGCCGAGCGGGCCAAGGGCTGCGGTCGCCCGGATGCCGCCAAGGACCTCGCCGACCTCGTCGAGCGGATGAGCCAGACGCCGGCCCTCGTCGGCCCCGAGGAGGTCGCCTTCCGTCCCGTTCCGGCCGGCGGAGCCATGGCATGA
- the murC gene encoding UDP-N-acetylmuramate--L-alanine ligase yields the protein MRGVGTDIGTIHFIGIGGIGMSGIAEVMHILGYKVQGSDVAEGYVIEGLRRQGIPVAIGHHPDNLGDAAVVVTSTAIKRGNPEVDAAYERRIPVVRRAEMLAELMRLKATVAIAGTHGKTTTTSMVAALLDAGGIDPTVINGGIINAYGSNARLGKSDWMVVEADESDGSFLRLDGTLAVVTNIDPEHLDHYGSFEKAKDAYVEFVENVPFYGAALLCVDHPEVQTIIPRLRDRRVVTYGFAAQADVRADNVEPIPGGNRFDVSVRDRAGEVRTIEGVELPMPGRHNVQNALAAIGVALEMGIPDEIVAKGFEKFHGVKRRFTKVGEIDGVTIIDDYGHHPVEIMAVLAAAREGAEGRVIAVVQPHRYTRLRDLMEEFQGAFNDADIVYVAPVYAAGEEPIEGVDSEALVEGLKQRGHRMVGSVADQQDLARQLRDIAAPGDMVICLGAGDITKWAAGLADCIKDARLCR from the coding sequence ATGAGGGGTGTCGGGACCGACATCGGCACCATCCATTTCATCGGCATCGGCGGGATCGGCATGTCCGGCATCGCCGAGGTGATGCATATATTGGGCTACAAGGTGCAGGGCTCGGACGTGGCCGAAGGCTATGTGATCGAAGGCTTACGCCGCCAGGGCATTCCCGTCGCCATCGGCCATCACCCGGACAATTTGGGCGACGCCGCGGTCGTCGTCACCTCCACCGCCATCAAGCGCGGCAACCCAGAGGTGGACGCGGCCTATGAGCGCCGCATACCCGTCGTCCGCCGTGCCGAGATGCTCGCCGAGCTCATGCGCCTCAAGGCGACCGTCGCCATCGCCGGAACGCACGGAAAGACGACCACCACCTCGATGGTCGCTGCGCTGCTCGACGCCGGCGGCATCGATCCTACCGTCATCAACGGCGGCATCATCAACGCCTATGGCTCCAACGCCCGCCTCGGCAAGTCGGACTGGATGGTGGTCGAGGCAGACGAGAGCGACGGCAGCTTCCTTCGCCTGGACGGCACGCTCGCGGTGGTCACCAATATCGATCCTGAGCATCTCGACCATTATGGCAGCTTCGAGAAAGCGAAGGACGCCTATGTCGAGTTCGTCGAGAATGTCCCTTTCTACGGCGCTGCGCTCCTCTGCGTCGATCACCCGGAAGTGCAGACGATCATTCCCCGCCTTCGCGATCGTCGCGTCGTCACCTACGGCTTCGCGGCGCAGGCCGATGTGCGTGCAGACAATGTCGAGCCGATCCCCGGCGGCAACCGCTTCGACGTCTCCGTCCGCGACCGCGCCGGCGAGGTGCGGACGATCGAGGGTGTCGAGCTGCCCATGCCGGGCCGCCACAATGTCCAGAATGCGCTGGCCGCGATCGGCGTCGCCCTCGAGATGGGCATCCCCGACGAGATCGTGGCCAAGGGCTTCGAGAAATTTCATGGCGTCAAGCGCCGCTTCACCAAGGTCGGCGAGATCGACGGCGTTACGATCATCGACGATTACGGACATCACCCGGTGGAGATAATGGCGGTGCTCGCCGCTGCCCGCGAGGGCGCGGAAGGACGCGTGATCGCCGTCGTCCAGCCTCACCGCTACACGCGCCTGCGCGATCTGATGGAGGAGTTCCAGGGCGCCTTCAACGATGCCGACATCGTCTATGTCGCCCCCGTCTATGCCGCTGGCGAGGAGCCGATCGAGGGTGTTGATTCCGAGGCGCTGGTCGAAGGCCTGAAGCAGCGCGGCCACCGCATGGTGGGCAGCGTTGCCGACCAGCAGGACCTGGCCCGCCAGCTTCGCGACATCGCGGCTCCGGGCGACATGGTCATCTGCCTCGGCGCCGGCGACATCACCAAATGGGCGGCCGGGCTGGCGGACTGCATCAAGGATGCGAGGCTGTGCCGGTGA
- the murB gene encoding UDP-N-acetylmuramate dehydrogenase gives MPGLAGTAKAGGSLADFIWFRTGGPAEWLVRPASVEDLSQFLRNLDPSVPVLPVGVGSNLIVRDGGVPGVVVRLPKTLAHVHIEPGNRVRAGAGAMGITVASKARDAHIAGLEFLRGIPGTAGGAVRMNAGAYGREVSDILVEATLVLRDGTIETWPAERFGYTYRHSEVPEGAVVVEALFEGVPGDRAEIGAEMDRIAAEREASQPLRSRTGGSTFKNPPGTKAWKEIDAAGCRGLTIGDAQVSEKHCNFLLNLGRAKAADIEALGEEVRRRVREHSGIELEWEIQRVGNGVIPAKAGIPGQEVAAGLPETPASAGVTKVENERAG, from the coding sequence ATTCCGGGTTTGGCAGGAACCGCCAAGGCGGGCGGTTCCCTGGCGGACTTCATCTGGTTCCGCACCGGCGGCCCGGCCGAATGGCTGGTGCGACCGGCGAGTGTTGAGGACTTGTCGCAGTTTCTCCGCAACCTCGATCCTTCCGTTCCCGTCCTCCCCGTCGGCGTCGGCTCCAACCTCATCGTCCGCGACGGCGGCGTGCCGGGCGTGGTCGTGCGGCTGCCCAAGACGCTTGCGCATGTGCATATCGAGCCCGGCAATCGTGTCCGCGCCGGAGCGGGGGCGATGGGCATCACCGTCGCCAGCAAGGCGCGCGACGCGCACATCGCCGGCCTTGAATTCCTGCGCGGCATCCCCGGCACGGCCGGCGGGGCGGTGCGGATGAACGCGGGCGCCTATGGCCGCGAAGTCTCCGACATTCTCGTGGAGGCGACCCTCGTCCTGCGCGACGGCACGATCGAGACCTGGCCCGCCGAGCGTTTCGGCTACACCTATCGTCACAGCGAAGTGCCGGAAGGCGCTGTGGTGGTCGAAGCGCTGTTCGAGGGCGTGCCGGGCGACCGCGCCGAGATCGGCGCCGAGATGGACCGCATCGCGGCCGAGCGTGAGGCAAGCCAACCGCTCAGGAGCCGCACCGGCGGCTCCACCTTCAAGAACCCGCCGGGCACCAAGGCCTGGAAGGAAATCGATGCCGCCGGCTGCCGGGGGCTGACCATCGGCGATGCCCAAGTGTCGGAGAAGCATTGTAATTTCCTGCTCAATCTCGGCAGGGCCAAGGCCGCCGACATCGAGGCGCTGGGCGAGGAAGTGCGCCGCCGCGTCCGCGAGCACAGCGGCATCGAGCTGGAGTGGGAGATACAGAGGGTGGGGAATGGCGTCATCCCGGCGAAAGCCGGGATCCCAGGACAAGAGGTCGCGGCGGGTCTCCCTGAGACCCCGGCCTCCGCCGGGGTGACGAAAGTGGAGAATGAGCGTGCCGGATAA
- a CDS encoding D-alanine--D-alanine ligase: MSVPDKLHVAVLMGGWSAEREVSLSSGKGIAEALESLGHQVTCVDMDRNVAQVLAGIRPDVVFNALHGTPGEDGTVQGMLDLMQIPYTHSGVETSVIAIDKELTKMVLVPHGIRMPEGRIIESESLYSEDPMPRPYVLKPVNEGSSVGVAIVTDQGNYGNPIGRDVAGPWQKFERLLAEPFVKGHELTVAVLGEEALAVTELKPTQGFYDYDAKYTDGLTQHVCPAEIPDDIRDAAMEMALQAHRLLGCKGTSRSDFRWDDERGVEGLYLLEVNTQPGMTPLSLVPEQAKYRGLSYAELVQRIIDEALKGGGG; this comes from the coding sequence ATGAGCGTGCCGGATAAGCTTCACGTCGCGGTTCTGATGGGCGGCTGGTCGGCCGAGCGGGAAGTCTCCCTGTCCAGCGGCAAGGGCATAGCCGAGGCGCTGGAAAGCCTCGGCCACCAGGTCACCTGCGTCGACATGGATCGCAACGTCGCGCAGGTGCTGGCCGGCATCAGGCCGGACGTCGTGTTCAACGCGCTCCACGGCACGCCGGGCGAAGACGGCACCGTCCAGGGCATGCTCGATCTGATGCAGATCCCCTACACCCATAGCGGTGTCGAGACGTCGGTGATCGCGATCGACAAGGAACTCACCAAGATGGTGCTGGTGCCCCACGGCATCCGCATGCCCGAGGGGCGGATCATTGAGAGCGAGAGCCTCTACAGCGAAGACCCGATGCCACGTCCCTATGTGCTGAAGCCCGTCAACGAGGGCTCCTCCGTGGGGGTCGCTATCGTCACCGATCAGGGCAATTACGGCAATCCGATCGGCCGCGACGTGGCGGGGCCATGGCAGAAATTCGAGCGCCTGCTCGCCGAGCCCTTCGTCAAGGGCCATGAGCTGACCGTCGCCGTGCTGGGCGAAGAGGCGCTCGCCGTGACCGAGCTCAAGCCGACCCAGGGCTTCTACGATTACGACGCCAAATATACCGATGGCCTGACGCAGCATGTCTGCCCGGCCGAGATCCCGGACGACATTCGCGACGCCGCGATGGAGATGGCGCTGCAGGCGCACCGGCTGCTCGGCTGCAAGGGCACGTCGCGATCCGATTTCCGCTGGGACGACGAGCGCGGCGTCGAGGGTCTCTACCTTCTCGAGGTGAATACCCAGCCCGGCATGACGCCGCTCAGCCTGGTGCCCGAGCAGGCGAAGTATCGGGGCCTCTCCTATGCCGAACTCGTCCAGCGCATTATCGACGAGGCGCTGAAAGGGGGGGGTGGATGA
- a CDS encoding cell division protein FtsQ/DivIB: MSARIARGSSSAKSRPRSKTPARGKGRAKPADTLPISDAALRRIGFWLFLGMVLAVAIAVAVAMGIPRAIAWSAGEAVGEAGFAVKRVEIKGLERMQRLPVYAVALDQESMAMPLIDLDGTRERLLKFGWVEEARVSRRLPDTLVVDVVERTPAAVWQHNQRLALIDRHGVVLEDVKLEAMPDLPLVIGPAANHHADELVALFAATPELKPMLAGATWIGGRRWDIRFQSGEVLALPEGAEAAKKALIHFARMDKAAQLLGRGLVRFDMRIPGKIVVRVSDVPGSSVPEMEAAAPPPAIDAATTI; the protein is encoded by the coding sequence ATGAGCGCACGCATCGCCCGTGGCTCCTCGAGCGCGAAGTCCCGGCCGCGATCCAAGACGCCGGCGCGCGGCAAAGGTCGCGCCAAGCCGGCCGACACGCTCCCCATCAGTGACGCGGCGCTGCGGCGGATCGGCTTCTGGCTGTTCCTGGGAATGGTGCTGGCCGTCGCGATTGCCGTCGCCGTGGCGATGGGCATTCCGCGCGCGATCGCCTGGAGCGCCGGCGAAGCAGTCGGCGAGGCGGGCTTCGCCGTGAAACGGGTGGAGATCAAGGGGCTGGAGCGGATGCAGCGCCTCCCTGTCTATGCGGTCGCGCTCGATCAGGAATCGATGGCGATGCCGCTCATCGACCTCGACGGCACGCGCGAGCGACTGCTCAAATTCGGCTGGGTCGAGGAAGCGCGGGTGTCGCGCCGCCTGCCCGACACTTTGGTCGTCGACGTCGTCGAGCGCACGCCGGCGGCAGTGTGGCAGCATAACCAGCGCCTCGCCCTTATCGACCGCCACGGCGTCGTGCTGGAGGATGTGAAGCTCGAGGCGATGCCGGACCTTCCGCTCGTCATCGGTCCAGCCGCCAATCATCACGCCGACGAGCTTGTCGCCCTTTTCGCGGCGACCCCGGAATTGAAGCCGATGCTCGCCGGCGCAACCTGGATTGGCGGGCGGCGTTGGGATATCAGATTCCAGTCGGGGGAGGTGCTTGCATTGCCGGAAGGAGCGGAGGCGGCCAAGAAGGCGCTCATTCATTTCGCGCGGATGGACAAGGCGGCGCAGCTGCTGGGCCGAGGCCTCGTCCGCTTCGACATGCGCATACCCGGGAAGATCGTCGTGCGTGTCTCCGACGTTCCCGGCAGCTCCGTGCCCGAAATGGAAGCCGCGGCGCCGCCGCCCGCGATCGACGCGGCGACGACGATATGA
- the ftsA gene encoding cell division protein FtsA has product MPQPPGRKLVTALDIGSSKVSALIAEPGEAGELRILGTGQRESRGVKRGYVADMERTEAAIREAVEQAERIAGTNVEDAFVGYSAGGLVSTVASVEVGIGGRKIEKSDIDNLLIAGRDSINPEGRILLHALPALYTLDGLQGVKKPLGLHADKLTVDIHVISTEPSPVRNLDLCVRSAHLGVSAIVASPVAAGRACLSEEERELGVALVEMGAGVTNVSVFAGGMLVGLKSLPIGGIDITDDIASAFGTRRVEAERLKCFYGSATTSPRDNHDMIDIAPIAGAEEGAETTRITRAQLIAIIRQRLEQLMDEIAQALKDLGFAGPFGRQVVLTGGASELKGMADYAQGVLGRAVRVGRPKLPGLPDAHSGPAFTTLAGLALFAASNELDLRRFGGNEKGTRKGEGEGMMQRLISLFKSNY; this is encoded by the coding sequence ATGCCGCAGCCTCCGGGCCGCAAGCTCGTCACCGCCCTCGACATCGGTTCGTCCAAGGTCTCCGCCCTCATCGCGGAGCCGGGCGAGGCGGGCGAGCTGCGCATCCTCGGCACCGGCCAGCGCGAGAGCCGCGGCGTCAAGCGCGGCTATGTCGCCGACATGGAGCGGACCGAAGCCGCCATCCGCGAGGCGGTGGAGCAGGCCGAGCGCATCGCCGGCACCAATGTCGAGGACGCCTTCGTCGGCTATTCGGCGGGCGGCCTTGTCAGCACCGTCGCCAGCGTCGAGGTGGGCATCGGCGGCCGCAAGATCGAGAAGAGCGATATCGACAATCTGCTCATTGCCGGACGGGATTCGATCAATCCGGAAGGCCGGATTCTCCTCCACGCGCTGCCCGCCCTCTACACGCTCGATGGGTTGCAGGGGGTGAAGAAGCCGCTCGGCCTTCACGCCGACAAGCTGACCGTGGACATTCACGTCATCTCCACCGAGCCGTCGCCCGTTCGCAACCTCGACCTGTGCGTTCGCTCGGCGCATCTCGGCGTCTCCGCCATCGTCGCCTCGCCGGTCGCCGCCGGCCGGGCCTGTCTCAGCGAGGAAGAGAGGGAGTTGGGCGTGGCGCTCGTCGAGATGGGCGCGGGCGTCACCAACGTCTCGGTCTTCGCCGGCGGAATGCTGGTCGGTTTGAAGTCGCTCCCCATCGGCGGCATCGACATCACCGACGATATCGCCTCCGCCTTCGGCACCCGGCGGGTGGAGGCGGAGCGGCTGAAATGCTTCTACGGCTCGGCGACCACCTCCCCCCGCGACAATCACGACATGATCGACATCGCTCCGATCGCCGGCGCAGAGGAGGGGGCGGAGACGACGCGGATTACGCGCGCCCAGCTCATCGCCATCATCCGCCAGCGGCTGGAGCAGTTGATGGACGAGATCGCGCAGGCGCTGAAGGATCTGGGTTTCGCCGGGCCGTTCGGCAGGCAGGTTGTGCTGACCGGAGGGGCCTCGGAACTGAAGGGCATGGCCGACTATGCTCAAGGCGTGCTCGGCCGTGCCGTGCGGGTCGGCCGGCCGAAGCTGCCCGGCCTTCCCGATGCGCATAGCGGACCCGCCTTTACCACCCTGGCGGGGCTCGCTCTGTTCGCGGCGTCGAACGAGCTCGACCTGAGGCGGTTCGGCGGGAATGAAAAGGGCACGCGCAAGGGCGAAGGGGAGGGCATGATGCAGCGCCTCATCTCATTGTTCAAAAGCAACTATTAG
- the ftsZ gene encoding cell division protein FtsZ produces the protein MSIDFIRPEVDELRPRISVIGVGGAGGNAIANMINSDVQGVDFLVANTDAQALNASLADQKIQLGLKITQGLGAGSRPEIGKAAAEETIAEIEKALDGAHMCFIAAGMGGGTGTGAAPVIAKAARDKGILTVGVVTKPFAFEGTRRGRSADAGIEELQQHVDTLIVIPNQNLFRIANPNTTFKEAFAMADEVLQQGVRGITDLMVMPGLINLDFADVRSVMGEMGKAMMGTGEASGDNRALEAAEQAIANPLLDGVSMKGAKGVIISITGGEDMRLMEVDEAANHIKDLVDPDANIIWGSAFNNDLDGKIRVSVVATGIEADAVAIQPAPAKVFAFPSSPRVAEAPKPMPVAEPVIVSEEAEEQAPAAELTLEEEASTELGLETPVEEETGDELLLGSGDMLAGEETVPAAEETPAEEPTSGNRSWLTGQEEARQAPRAGGTLFERMSNIARGAAKAQVEEEAPARHSRDPLDIPRFLNRQNNQ, from the coding sequence ATGAGCATCGATTTCATCCGTCCGGAAGTTGACGAGCTGCGTCCCCGGATCAGCGTGATCGGCGTCGGTGGCGCGGGTGGCAACGCGATCGCGAACATGATCAACAGCGATGTTCAGGGCGTCGATTTCCTCGTCGCGAATACCGATGCGCAGGCGCTGAACGCGTCCCTGGCGGACCAGAAGATCCAGCTGGGGCTCAAGATCACCCAGGGCCTCGGCGCCGGCTCCCGCCCCGAGATCGGCAAGGCTGCCGCCGAGGAGACGATCGCGGAGATCGAGAAGGCGCTCGACGGCGCCCATATGTGCTTCATCGCGGCCGGCATGGGCGGCGGCACCGGCACCGGCGCGGCCCCCGTCATCGCCAAGGCGGCGCGGGACAAGGGCATCCTCACCGTCGGCGTCGTCACCAAGCCGTTCGCCTTCGAAGGCACGCGCCGCGGCCGCTCGGCCGACGCGGGCATCGAGGAGCTGCAGCAGCATGTCGACACGCTGATCGTCATCCCCAACCAGAATCTGTTCCGCATCGCCAACCCGAATACGACCTTCAAGGAAGCCTTCGCTATGGCGGACGAGGTGCTCCAGCAGGGCGTGCGCGGCATCACCGACCTCATGGTCATGCCGGGCCTCATCAACCTCGATTTCGCCGACGTCCGTTCGGTGATGGGCGAGATGGGCAAGGCGATGATGGGCACCGGCGAGGCTTCGGGCGACAACCGCGCCCTCGAGGCCGCCGAGCAGGCGATCGCCAACCCGCTCCTCGACGGCGTCAGCATGAAGGGCGCCAAGGGCGTCATCATCTCGATCACCGGCGGCGAGGACATGCGCCTGATGGAAGTGGACGAGGCCGCCAACCACATCAAGGATCTGGTCGATCCGGATGCCAACATCATCTGGGGCTCGGCGTTCAACAACGACCTCGACGGCAAGATCAGGGTTTCGGTCGTCGCGACCGGCATCGAGGCCGATGCCGTGGCGATCCAGCCGGCGCCGGCCAAGGTCTTCGCCTTCCCGTCCTCGCCGCGCGTGGCCGAGGCTCCGAAGCCGATGCCGGTGGCCGAGCCCGTGATCGTATCGGAAGAGGCCGAGGAGCAGGCTCCGGCTGCCGAGCTGACCCTCGAGGAGGAAGCGTCGACGGAGCTCGGGCTGGAAACACCGGTTGAGGAGGAGACGGGCGACGAGCTTCTGCTTGGCAGCGGCGATATGCTGGCGGGCGAAGAGACGGTCCCGGCGGCGGAGGAGACTCCGGCGGAGGAGCCGACGTCCGGCAACCGCAGCTGGCTCACCGGCCAGGAAGAGGCGCGCCAGGCGCCGCGTGCCGGCGGCACCTTGTTCGAGCGCATGTCGAACATCGCCCGCGGCGCGGCCAAGGCGCAGGTCGAAGAGGAAGCGCCGGCCCGGCATAGCCGCGATCCGCTCGATATTCCGCGGTTCCTCAATCGCCAGAACAATCAGTAA